From the genome of Labedella gwakjiensis:
CCGGCCGGCCGGCGTCCGCCTGGATGGCGCCCTTCCGCGACACCCACACCTGCTTGCCGAAGTGCCGCTCGCTCTCCGTGAAGTTGTGGTGGCAGTTGATCCGCTCCGACTCCTCCACATCGATGCCCATCCACCGACCCAGCTGGTCGGCGACGCGGTCCATCATCTCCTCACGGTTGAGCAGAGCGAACCGCTGCGCCCACCGCAGCTCACGGATGTAGCGGGTGAACTCCGGCTGGCCCTCCGCGAGGTACGCGAGGTCCGGGTGCGGCAACTCGATCCACATCTGCTTCGCGATCCGCTGGGCGACCTTGATGTGGTGCTGCGCGATCTTGTTGCCGACGCCCCGGCTGCCCGAGTGCAGGAACATCCACACCGCGTCCGTCTCGTCGACGGAGATCTCGATGAAGTGGTTGCCGCTCCCGAGCGAGCCGAGCTGGTTCCGCCACGACCCGACGTAGGACGCCGGGTCGAACTCGGCCGCCTCGGCGAGCGCCTCGAGCTCCGCGATGCGCGGCTCGGCCGTCGCCGCGATGCTCTTGTTGTCGCGTCCCGCCGAGAGGGGGATGGACCGCTCGATCTGCTGCCGCAGCTCCGAGAGGTCGCCGTCCCGGCGTGCCAGCAGGTCGGCTTTCGTGAACTGCGTGCGCACGGCGATCATGCCGCAGCCGATGTCCACGCCGACGGCCGCCGGCATGATGGCGCCGAGCGTGGGGATGACCGACCCGACGGTCGCGCCGAGGCCCAGGTGGGCGTCCGGCATGAGCGCGAGGTGCGGGTGGATGAACGGCATCTGCGATGAGGTGCGCGCCTGCTCGATCGTCTTGTCGTCGATCAGGCTCGCCCACGACAGCAGCCGCGAGGAGATTCTCTCCATGTCCTTTCTTTCCTTCGTGTCGTCGCCGGGCGATCGGCTGATCACCCGGCTGGGGAGGCATCCGGTCCGGTGCCTGCCCCGCCTCACGGCGAAGAAAAAAGCCCCGGACCTCTTCGGTTCGGGGCGTGTGGACGCGGGTGCGTCTAGACGGTCTCGACCGCAGGGAACGACTCGTAGCGCTCGTAGAGCGGCTTCACGGGAAGCTGCTCCACGAACGTCAGGTCACGCT
Proteins encoded in this window:
- a CDS encoding RtcB family protein, with the protein product MERISSRLLSWASLIDDKTIEQARTSSQMPFIHPHLALMPDAHLGLGATVGSVIPTLGAIMPAAVGVDIGCGMIAVRTQFTKADLLARRDGDLSELRQQIERSIPLSAGRDNKSIAATAEPRIAELEALAEAAEFDPASYVGSWRNQLGSLGSGNHFIEISVDETDAVWMFLHSGSRGVGNKIAQHHIKVAQRIAKQMWIELPHPDLAYLAEGQPEFTRYIRELRWAQRFALLNREEMMDRVADQLGRWMGIDVEESERINCHHNFTESERHFGKQVWVSRKGAIQADAGRPGLIPGSMGTASYVVEGLGNPLSLNSSPHGAGREYSRRAARNTFTREQLREAMQGIEFRDTDAFIDEIPQAYKPIDRVMEDASDLVRVRHTLRQLVNVKGD